The Gambusia affinis linkage group LG09, SWU_Gaff_1.0, whole genome shotgun sequence DNA window ACATAAAAGCGAAAATTGTCagtgttctttaaaaaaaaaaaaaagattgtcaAATCTCCTGCTTCGACTTGCCTCGTCTCGCTCCTCTGACATCAGCGCGCGAGGAAGAGGTGCTCCTGCTCGCCCAGGGCACTGTTCATGCGAAAAGCACCACTGTTTCCAGGAGTCCTGGTCCAGCTACAGGTTAAACGTTCCCGAGCCGCATGGAGCTTTTAGGagattaaacaaattaattttgaaatgcaCTTTCTGGGAACTGCGTTTTGCGAATTAGGAAAGCGCTCCTGCTGAAAGGGGAGACAAATGTTGCAGACGGGGGAATGAGCAGTTTTTATTAGCAGATAACATAATCAAGCCAAACAAGGCTGCATTAAGGGGGACAAATCCTACTTCTCTCTAAATACAAAGCTTTAGCTCTATTGGCAAGCTGAGAAATCTGCACAAGTACTTGTTAACACATAGACTTAAACCCTTTATAAAAGTAATGTAAGAACAGTGCACTTCATGACTGTAATAGtacataaaatcagaataagttcatccatccatccatccatccattttcttacacccttcttccctaatggggtcgggagggttcaGAATAAGTTCAAGGggtttgaatattatttttttttttctggttctctGCTTTTATTGGCTTTTACATGATAGAACAACGCAAAGTTGTGGCAgttgtttttgcaaagaaaaacatcttaaaagtgTGGAGTGTGTCTGCATTCAGCCCCCTTTGCAGGTTTACGTCAAGATAAGCTGCcggtgaaggcctcagaggtgaGGGAGTTGTGgagaaaatttaatttgggTCATAAACGATAATCCCAAGTTTTGAACATCTGACCACAGCTAAAACTTACAAACTGAAAAGTGGAGAAGGCGCGAAGGTCTTCCTGCACTGACGGGGTGAGACACAcgattaaaatcacacgtgaatacgCTTGTTAACGGGATTagtcagtagtaacatcctgttgttgaatTACACGACTCGTACGTTGAAAAAATAATGCGGTTCCACGGTAGTTTTGGAAAAATATCGCTAATTTTgatacaaatggaaaaaaataaaaataaatcacttcatGCAAGCGCccaagctttttatttattttattaagacgTGACTCTTTTTGAAATGGACGTGTTTCCATgaggcaaatttatttttcgtaattccaatttgcgcaaTCAAACGCGGCTTGTGTTGACCCAGTCAAAGCCCCAGCCTGAAATCTAATTGAGTGTTTGTGggaagacttgaaaattgcattttattagcaaaaaaaatttatatttttctttgtttattcatACAAAACCCTAATGAAATCCATTAAAGCGGGGTTTTCGATGTCTAAATTTGAAAATTCACGTTCACAAATAAAGGCAGTGCTTGTTGAAAAGCCTGTTACCTGatgagcatttttcttttttaattttactttatttgagCATACATTCATTTAACTAACAGAAGCTGTCCTCTGTGACAAACAGGAGAGATTACGAATCCATTCAAGAGGAGCCAGTGACTGGGCTGCAGAGTTGTTTTACTCTTGCCCTTTCGGCAAGTTCTTTATTTCCTGTTCTGTGTCAACCGGTTTATACTTGGAAAAGCAAATTTgaaatttttctgaaagtttggttcgttctttcctgtttttaccCCGGGTTTTGACTCTTTGTGTAAATATGGCAGAGTAATTGCTCCTCCAAATTGTGCTTCACCAGAACTAAGTGCACTTTACATAATTAAACATCGTTGCACTCATGGTACATCATGATTGTTATGGTTTTCGATCAAATGCGAGGATCTCGTCCGCCGTCTGAACAACATATGGTGTTTTAGAGCAGGCTGGACGAAAAATAACCTGAATAAATGACGCCAAtcgagaggttttttttttttttttgtattgttttgttttgttttttttttttcctccttcttcttctttttttgtcagatggAACTGTGGGGGCCGGGGTTTGGCGGGGCGGGGGGAGTGTGGCGGAGAGAGGAGCGAGGTTGCTGAATAGTCTCGCAGAATGaggcaaaagaagaaagaaagaaagaaaaaaagattctaTTCTCCTCTTTTCGCTTTCAGTTCCTGAGCACCGAGCTGGCCAGAGCCGTGGACGAGAGCAAGAAGACCCCCAATGACCTGATCCACGCTGAGAACGTGAGGGCAGGCCGTGACAAATACAAGACCCTGCGTCAGATTCGCCAGGGCAACACGAAGCAGCGCATCGACGAGTTCGAGTCCATGTAAGACGGCGAAGGCTCAGAGCTGCGCTTAAACAGCGAGGACGGAGTGGAGATTTTAGATGAGTAGAGGCTGATTATTACCCAGGAAAACGTCTCGATGTAACCGAATGTgacagaaatataatttatcaCGCCGTGAGTTCTTTGGcgtctccttttttttctgttttttttttttttttttttggaaaataacaaACTGCCCCCTGAAAGCACCCAGTAGTTGAAAACTTGTATCTTTCTCACCCTTTGTTCCCCCCCTTACCCCCCCGATGTCCCGGACAGTCtgattatacacacacacacacacacacacacaccgtcctTGTGAAACATTTCCCCGCCGTGGACCGATCGGGAAAACATTTTGAGCCGCTTTGCAGGTATTCCATGTTACACTTGTTGTCTGTCTTAGAGAATtaagagaaagtaaaaaaataaatgctcctGGAGCAAAAATCAGTCCTACTCcgttttctgttctgtttccaTATGAATGAGTGAGCGAGCATCACCTTCAATGTGCCTAACGAAGCATATCATCGCCAATTATAACTTTTCCCATTCATGTACACAAAACACCGAGTTCCCACCATCATCTCCTCATCACTGCACTTACACTTTTATTACCCAGTCTTGCAAAAATGAATGTGTTTGGatacaaatcaaaaaatttgGAGCAGTTCTGTTGGGTCTTTATTCCCTCCCTGCACCCTCTCCTCCCCACCTCTATTGAATGAAAATACAAAGGTACATTATTAGgctacatttgttttgtttaccgttaataattgttttaaacatgagTGAACTGTTCACACTTGTAAGCTTGTCGTAATTAGAGAATAAAGGAGTGCACCCTGGGTACATGTCGGTTTATGTTTCATTGTGGTTTAACaattaagtgttttgtttgtttgtttgtttgtttgttttaaaaaaaagaaaacagtggcatgaatagaaatctgaaaagtgtggcatgcatttgtgtCGACCTAAAAATCCCCcacccctttatttatttattctttttactcTTATACCccaaaataattgttaaaagtAAATAAGAAATCATTTAAACTCAATGTACACAAGGTTGTCGCAcagtataaaaacaaacttcagtttatttcttttgggaccaacacaaactagagatgatttctttcttcttcttttttttttattgcaggaagaaaaaaatgatacatggtgTCCAAATGTTTCCAAAGAATATTCTAAAACCATTCGACGTACGGCTGCTGCTGTAGAACAGCGTGTTCTACGTTGTGTTTTTGGGACTGGTTTTTCACTAAACCAAAAGACTTCAGCGTTCAAATCTGACATTCTGAATCTCACTCGCACCAAACAGAACCTCAGTGGGATTCGGGgatggactttgactaggtcttAATAACACGTGATCCACTACACTTTGACTCCAGCCGTTCCGTTGTAGCTCCGGCTGCTGAATGGTGAACTCTGACCCCCATTCTCAAGTCTTGTTGGAGACTTCTTTCCCCCTCCTTATTTAGCTGAAACCGTCTTCCGCACAGTCCCAACCAGCCTTCCAGTCCCTGATGAAGGAAAAGCATCacccgcagcatgatgctgccatcgtCTAATTTCATACTGGAGGCTGCGTACGCAGAGGGACATATGCACTGTTAGTTTTCTCCTTCAAGCAGCATTTCACATATATAACAATCCAGTTTTGGTCTCATACTGTGAATACATTttccctcttcttcttttgaatATGAAATTGTTTTAACAATATGTATTAGTTTCCTTCACAACTGGCCTCTACTGTCGTGGAAAATTCTCTCAAAACCCACTAACGTCATAAAAGGTAAAACAGttcaaggattttatttatttatttatttatttattgtgatcaGGGACGTTATCAACTGAATATTTCATCCGGCCCACGCTTAATGGGATTTTATCATTTGGAATGACGGGAGGGAAAGTGGACAAACAAGATTGTGCAACTGAAGTATGACAGCTGCAGTCTTTTGCTCTTAGGTGTAGACAGTGACATTAAGTGGATTTACTGCCTAATCGCTGCTATTCTCGCGAGATCTatttaccccccccccccccaaataACAGGGGGGCGAACCCTCACTCGGATAAGTTACGTTACGGCTCGTTCACCGTGGAGTTATTGTTCACTTTGCAGCTCTGACAGTGTAGCCAATCAAGGTTCAAAGTCCTCCCTCTGCTGTCTCTATCGGTTACAGTTGAGGTTAATTTTAGTAGCGTGCAAAACAGCCTAACCCGAAGCGCCGCTGTTGAAAATGGTTTCTttgtaagaaagaaagagacggggggagagaggaaagaaggggagaaaaaaaaaaaaaagttgtgcaGCGCTTCATTCGCGGATCGGATCGGCGGGACGTCCCTTCCCTTCAGCGACGTCGTCGGCTGATCTGAATTCCCCATCCGCTGAGACGCATGAGTGGAGTCTTACTGAGTAGGCGTTTTCTCGCCGGgaagggggggtgggggggaagtGGTTTGTTTGCTCTCCGTGCACTCTGCTTTAACTCCAAGGACGAGAGCCGAAGATGGCCTTTCGCTCCAGGCTGCCCGACCGAGACGAGACGGCAAACTCTCTGAGGATGACCGAGAGGGATCGCATGGAGACCATCGATGCATACGCGTGTCCAACTCTCGAGCTCAGCCGAGCCGTGTCGGTGTCTCTAGGGCTGGACCCGCTGTCGTCTCCGCTCGGCGGTCTGAACCAGTGCCCCAGCAGCGCCTTCGGAGACTGCGAGCCCGCCGCCGCCGGCGGAAACAGTTCCTGCGGAGCGCCGGAGTTGGGCACGCCTGGAAGCGCCAGCTCGGAAGGAAGCAGGCTGGTCCGAGCCGACAGCAGCCTTGGAGTGGACGAATTTGGGGAGGTATGCCACGGTTTGCGGCAGGTGAGCTGCGTGGATCAGTTCAGTTCGGGGGACATGGACGGTGCGCAGTCTGTGACGCGCGGCTCGGTCATCTCCAGATTTGTTTGCAAGGACTCGAGCATGTTCATGAACTCGATAGCGGAGGTTCCCACGACACCTCAAGTGACTGAAGTTGGATCTTTGAAACCGTACTCCCCCTACTCTGCCGAGGCGAACCTGTACAGAGAGACCCAAGGTGTGTGGTGCGCAACCGAGCGCGCATACGGCGAACGATCCGAGCCGCATAGAAGCGCATACGACGGACACAGTTTCTTGTGTAAATACTGCGGACAAACCTCTTTCGGACCCAGGCAAGAGTGCGACTGTGTGTGGTACAGGAGAGGTGAGCGGGGCGGTAAAGGCGGTGCGCCAGTTTCGACGGTTCAGGCGTTCGGCCAAGTGGAAAGTTACCCAGACGCGATTCCTCAAGGGCAAAGCGCTTTTTCCACTATCAAGACTGAACCTTCCGTTTGGGTGCACTGCACAGATCGCGGCTTCAGGTAAATTACTGCTTCTGAGTTccttctttatttgtttcaaaccaAGAGGACAATCTTTTTTCCAGAGCCGCCCCAAGCCATAAGCAAAGTAAGCAACTGCTTAGGGCACCCAGGCCACCAGGAGGACCGCAAGAGTTCTTGACCTCTCTCGGAGAATatatgttgttttctctttgtacTTGAATTTTCCAAGTTCTTAGTCATAAAGACCGCCCCATTAAGCCAGAATTCCAACTAGGAGTGTCGGAGAGTTGCTCAGCAGCACCAAACTTTggatccaatatggctgccgcACATAAATCATGGGGAAAGTTGCCAAATGAAAACTATAAATTAGGACACTTGATGATTTGTATCTCGTGAAACCTGTTGCATACACAATGCAGTGCAGTCTCGACTTGTGAACATGTTCTTTTAGTGCttagttaaatttttatcaGCTTGTGCTCCTCCTGGTTGTTAACACCACAACAATTAGCTTCATGAGCCTATAACTCCTGTGTTATGGGTTCACAGATCCAAGCTCCTACCTCCAACAAGTCAAACATAACTgcatctaaaagaaaaataaataataataataataataataataataataataataataataataataataataataaaaactaaaacaaaatactgcCCAATTTTGTAGCTGTGTGTGGTGGTGGAGGGGAGAGGGGGGGTCAAATATTGTTCATTGtgatttgaattattttctggCACAGGCCAAAATCCATCTCAAAACTTTACCTCTTTagttgcttttgattaatttttgtttttaaaagatatcccctttaaaaaaaaattactgtggatatttttcttttaaattttaagtttttaaatttaccttAACCATGTCTTCTTCGCCTTGTGTTGAGCtgaagtcatattttatatccCATGTAATTACAAACTAATCAATAATGAAAAGGTAAATaaatttttcccccccttccaGACTCTGCTGAGTGTGCGCTGAATTGCTGCACTCCAGGCACGAATACCAAACCGAGGCTTGTCTCCGCAGTTTATTTACAGCTtcgtcttttttcttcttcttcttcttctttttttttttttattgaaacatgaCCTGGAAATGGGGtctcaaataaaatccatgttCAGGGTTATCCATACAGTCTTGATCCGGTTCTGGTCTGGGTCCTGCCACTTTTAATTTTCACGGGCGATCAGTCAATCGCTTCTGCGTatgctggaaaacaaaagagcAACGTGTTGGGGGGccggtggtggtggtggggaggGATCACGCTTCATTACAGCAGCGTTACTGACAGGCATTTACTTTTAAAGCGCAGTGGTGGTGAAACCCCCTGATATCTGATTTCAAACCCAATTTCCCTTTCTTTGAAAAGCCACACGGCGTCAAAAGATTGtgtgttgattaaaaaaaaaaaaaagtaaaaatacgtGGCCGTGCCCCCCCTTATTGGCCATGACTCGCATTGTTACTTTGTGGAATCATGGCCTGTcccgctgcagcagcagctgcgtATCGACCCCCCCACccctctccacacacacacacacccctgtgtgtgtgtgtgtgtgtgtttttttttttttttttttgcgctttTCTGCTCTTGGCCTTGGCCGAGCTGCGTTTCAACATACAGCCGCTGTGAAGCAAAGTTCACCCAGTCCCCCCCAAAATTTCCAGAACCGTCCTTTTATTTGTGCTGCAGCTAGAGCCGACTTCCAGACAGGGAGTTAATGTATCAGCGTGGCCATAAACAAGAGATACAGCACCTGTTGCTGGTTCGGTGCTCGGAGTGGAAGAGTCTAAATGCCACGGGTTGCTGATTTCCAGAACTGTGGCATTCTTTAAtcacaagtttttatttgtatcttaTTTGAATTCATCTCTTGTGTCATCGGCTCTGTGTGATAGGGAAACTAGTTGTAATTGGATTGGATTTAAAGGGCTGGTGCTCTAATTCTAACAGATCCCACTGACCTTAATCTATAAATATCTCTGATTTACTGTGTCCTTAACtgctttttttcatgcatgttatGACTGAAAGTAATAAAACGGACCCTGAAATACTCTAATACTCTTGCCTCCTCCCACTGTTTATGCATCATTTAAAACCATTCAGACAGTGGTCAGTATTAGGCTGTCATGGCGTgatcatttaataatttttaaaatcaaaactgcATCATTAGTAGGGTTTGCTATGGCTGCTATGGCCCACCACCCAGGGTGCCCTTGGGTTAGTgggtggcaaaaaaaaaaaaaaaaaaaaaaaagatatcacCTACTGACCTgtgcaacaggaagtggagtGTAAACAGTGTTAGAAATAATGGTTGTACACGTCTGCTGGCTAATTAAGTTGGTGTCTGCCTCAGTAATCCTGCGCAGGGTTTCATTAGGTCTTGGCTGATCCGTCTCTTCCTCGGCTGATTCCCGCTGGAGACACCTGGAATAATTTTATGGCTAAAGAAAGGAATGTAGGGATGTTATTAATGAGTTTGTGAAACTTTACTGAAGGAGTCGGTAGCGGCTTTTCAGGAATGTGGCTCACCACCTAGGGCGCCAGTGTGAAAGGGGGTGTTGTGCAGGGCGGAAGGACTGTGAACTAAATGGCGGCTCGCTTTGTAGAATTGACATTTGAGATTTCTGTTCACCGTTACGTTGAAATTGGGGCTTGTGGACAATTTAACCagatcaaaatgaaaacgaaaatgaaaaatagttaAACAAAACTCGGTTTGTGATTTATGAAACCTTTGCTCTGTTTGAGAAATGACTCAAAAGAATCCCCTTGTGAATCCAGCATTGTGTTCTGTGCTTCGACCCAAGGTGGCAGTCAGGTGATGACATGATTTagttgctttatttaaaacagaaactaaaaatttgttttgtactGATGGTATATTATTGTATCATGTCATTCATAACAATCTTAtctgttaaatttttatttttacttagaTATGCAGACttcataaataaatctaaaacgCAGATTAAACTTAGCGACACTTTTCAAgtactgtttgtgttttactctTTAACCCATAAAGCAGTTTGTAGAAGTTTTTAATGTTCACGTCATGATTGTTTGTAGTTTCTTTCTTGCCCATTAGAAAAAAAGTAGaagctttctttcagccagctgattgCAGTGTGCAGCTACCGTGTGGAAGGTGGCAGAGCTATGTTACTCTACagccggaaaaaaaaaacaaaaaaaaaactctcctgGTCTTTGGCATCTGATTTAAAGTAgggcttcaaaataaaatctctgatttGTTTCAGACCAGACCCGCCTCCCGACATcgatttgttttcttaaaaagacagcacaaatgacagaaaatattttcaaagagtggcttttatttcacttatccTTTCTATGAGTTGTATGATGGAGTACCAGGGCCAGGCTGTTTACTTTTCACAATATAGTCGCGATATCATcagagtaaaaatgtaatttcactAGAAAGAAACACCTTCGTATGAACGGTTCCTTTTTCAAAACAGACACAGTCGTTTGCATGAATGTTTCAAACTCCTGCTACTTATAATAATTTAATgctgtgttaaaatataaagcatTGATAAGTATTATGTGTTGCCTTTAAAACTAAtaccaaagtataacttcacaCAGCGCTcaacatttctaatttttgttattttttcttggagttctcataaaaataatacttaTTTGTCCTAAGATTGCGAATTTATTCTTGTGTTATCCCAACTCAATTGTAGACCTCCTGCATGTCTGTAATATTCCGACTTTATTCTCGCaatgaaatctaaaaaaaaaaaaaacatctcccgTCCAAACCATGACGGAAAACTCTAGCGATTCTTggaactgaaacatttgaaaaccttGGCTTACCATCATAATCGTTGTAAtttgcatgtatgtgtgtgtgtgcgcacctCCAGGCACGAGGATTTCTTCCCAGGCGTGTTCCTGTCAGACAGGAGAGTGTGTCAGGTGTGCGGCGACGACGCCTCGGGTTGTCATTACGGAGCGGTCACCTGTGGCAGTTGCAAAGTGTTCTTCAAGAGGGCTGCTGCAGGTGGGAGTGACGCAAACAACACCacaacactcacacacacacacacactcacattcaAGCCAGCATCCCTCAGTGCACATCAAAATTACAGTATGCATCCCCTGATTTAATTTTATACACCCACCTACACTCTAATGCCGTCAGGGCACAGTGACCTGACATTATAAGGCAGAGCAGTTTGTTATCAGTAAACACCCACGTGGCGTTGCTATGAGTAAAAGGCCGAGGCAATgtggatttttctcttttttttcccctttttttttttgttgttgtgtgcCTCCAGGAAAGCAGAACCACCTGTGCGCCAGCCGGAACGACTGTACCATCGACaagctgaggaggaaaaactgCGCCTCGTGTCGGCTAAAGAGATGCTTCATGTCCGGAATGAGCCTGAAAGGTACGCAGCTTGTAGGCATTAAAACCTAGAGGAGAGAAATGTACCCTGACAACAACCTTTAGTGCAATGTCTTCCTCAGTCTTAACAGgttggggtgtttttttttctcaggactGGCCTAAACTGTATTTGTCTCCCATCTATTTTCCCCTCATCTCTGACCAGCTTTTTCTGTCCCTACAATTAAAATTGCGTCCCCAAAACACTCTGCCATCCCACCGCCGTTCTCCGCAGTTGGAATGGAGTTTTCAGACCGATGCTCACCGTGTCTTCGACACACCCCAAACACAACTTTTATGGCTTTCtcattgtttctcttccaaatattttagcaacaCTAATAGTACAGCTAACTCCCAAGTTCAAAAGGTACGAACACTTTAGCAGGCAGCTGTATTCGCTGTGCACGTGGATAAAGAACGGGTCAGTGT harbors:
- the LOC122837305 gene encoding androgen receptor-like, translated to MAFRSRLPDRDETANSLRMTERDRMETIDAYACPTLELSRAVSVSLGLDPLSSPLGGLNQCPSSAFGDCEPAAAGGNSSCGAPELGTPGSASSEGSRLVRADSSLGVDEFGEVCHGLRQVSCVDQFSSGDMDGAQSVTRGSVISRFVCKDSSMFMNSIAEVPTTPQVTEVGSLKPYSPYSAEANLYRETQGVWCATERAYGERSEPHRSAYDGHSFLCKYCGQTSFGPRQECDCVWYRRGERGGKGGAPVSTVQAFGQVESYPDAIPQGQSAFSTIKTEPSVWVHCTDRGFRHEDFFPGVFLSDRRVCQVCGDDASGCHYGAVTCGSCKVFFKRAAAGKQNHLCASRNDCTIDKLRRKNCASCRLKRCFMSGMSLKGRRLKGAGQTRGGEEEQQPGAWGHGEREGKHNVVLEPGNAAARAQGPQLLGIPPTMRSCLSLLTILQSIEPAVVNAGHDPAQPDSPASLLTSLNELGERQLVTVVRWAKAIPGFRDLHVDDQMSVIQLSWMGVMVFALGWRSYTLTNCSMLYFAPDLVFNDQRMQVSSMYEHCVRMKLLAQRFCKLEVTEEEFLCMKALVLFSIMPVEGLRSQRCFDELRTSYIKELDRLASHHGETTRTQRLFQLTQLLDYLQSVVRKLHQFTYDLFIQAQSLQMRVNFPEMISEIVSVHVPKILSGMVKPILFHNTA